A genomic window from Silene latifolia isolate original U9 population chromosome 11, ASM4854445v1, whole genome shotgun sequence includes:
- the LOC141612025 gene encoding uncharacterized protein LOC141612025, whose translation MEWRNCYLDMILVPLGLLIMATYHVWLWNKVRLDPLSTIIGTNAHGRKYWVSAIMKDNDKKNILAVQTLRNTIMGSTLMATTSILLCSGLAAILSSTYSIKKPLNDTVYGAHGEFMVALKYVTLLIIFLFSFLCHSLSIRFINQVNFLINTPQEDHVVCRVSPSYVGELLEKGFILNTVGNRLFYAALPLLLWIFGPVLVFLCCVAIVPVLYNLDLVFGSSSLEKGNHEMTNADFMSMA comes from the exons ATGGAGTGGAGAAATTGTTATCTAGATATGATACTTGTACCTTTGGGGTTGTTAATTATGGCAACTTATCATGTTTGGTTATGGAACAAGGTTAGACTTGATCCACTCTCGACTATCATTGGTACTAATGCTCATGGAAGAAAATATTGGGTTTCTGCTATCATGAAG GACAATGACAAGAAGAACATCTTAGCCGTCCAAACCCTAAGGAACACAATAATGGGATCAACCCTAATGGCCACAACTTCAATCCTTCTTTGCTCAGGGCTAGCAGCCATCCTAAGTAGCACATACAGCATCAAGAAGCCCTTAAACGACACCGTCTACGGCGCCCACGGAGAGTTTATGGTGGCCCTTAAATATGTGACCTTGTTGATCATCTTCTTATTCTCATTTTTATGTCACTCATTATCAATTAGGTTTATAAACCAAGTGAATTTCCTAATTAACACACCACAAGAAGACCATGTGGTTTGTAGGGTAAGCCCAAGTTATGTAGGAGAGTTATTGGAGAAAGGGTTTATATTGAACACTGTGGGAAATAGGCTGTTTTATGCTGCTCTACCACTTTTGCTTTGGATATTTGGTCCTGTCTTAGTGTTTCTATGTTGTGTAGCTATTGTTCCTGTCTTGTATAATCTTGATCTTGTGTTTGGGTCATCTAGTTTGGAGAAAGGGAATCATGAGATGACTAATGCTGATTTCATGTCTATGGCTTGA